One region of Marinitoga sp. 1197 genomic DNA includes:
- the rsfS gene encoding ribosome silencing factor: MDIKSEEEIFEITKEIVKILDEKDGINIKVLNMKNSPLLVDYFVIVTGNSETHLNALRDAVVEKFKEKKHELLYYDKDKGYEWLIVDGGSIIVHIFTKNAREFYDLENLWSEVERIKIN; the protein is encoded by the coding sequence GTGGATATAAAATCAGAGGAGGAAATATTTGAAATTACTAAAGAAATAGTTAAAATATTAGATGAAAAAGATGGAATAAATATAAAAGTTTTAAATATGAAAAATTCTCCTTTACTTGTTGATTATTTTGTTATAGTGACAGGAAATTCTGAAACACACTTAAACGCATTAAGAGATGCAGTAGTAGAGAAATTTAAAGAGAAAAAACATGAATTATTGTATTATGATAAAGATAAAGGTTATGAATGGCTTATAGTTGATGGTGGAAGCATAATTGTTCATATTTTTACGAAAAATGCAAGAGAGTTTTATGATTTAGAAAATTTATGGAGCGAAGTAGAAAGAATAAAAATCAATTAA
- the glmS gene encoding glutamine--fructose-6-phosphate transaminase (isomerizing) has product MCGIVGLVGKKDVKVKDIISGLQKLEYRGYDSAGIAFSKNEHIELIKATGKISNLKDELNDRMNTNIHIGIAHTRWATHGGVTDLNAHPHTDCTGKIALVHNGIIENFQELRKELIEKGHKFKSETDTEVIAHLIEEYYDGDLFKSVLSAIKRLDGAYAIGVIHTDEKKIVSVRKGSPLVVAYNEDYALLASDITPLIKYTKDVYFMNDNEIALLEAGKIEFYNIDGEKIEKSPTHIDWDEQAAEKSGYEHFMLKEMNEQPEALKSAITGRIKNGKPIISEINNLKKFIKNDLEKIFIVACGTSYHAGMTFKYFMNKYSRISVDIEVASEFRYMNPHVDQNTLVLAISQSGETIDTLEGIRIAKEKGAKVITISNVFGSTIPRESHGAIYMNTGPEIGVAATKTYTAQIAILYALGAKIIELTDGLNDEIESILKGIEEMPEIYKKVLKLNEKIKGLAREYSNYQHMMYIGRGFGYPTALEGALKLKEISYIHAAGYQAGELKHGPIALLDEQFPVFAIIPKDSLYEKMKSNLMESKARNANIIAISTEGNDEIKHLTDEYILVPKTHEALYPLVMAPVIQLFAYNVAVLRKLDPDKPRNLAKSVTVE; this is encoded by the coding sequence ATGTGTGGAATTGTGGGATTGGTCGGGAAAAAAGATGTTAAGGTAAAGGATATTATTTCTGGATTGCAAAAATTAGAATATAGAGGGTATGATTCAGCGGGAATTGCTTTCTCAAAAAATGAACATATAGAATTAATAAAAGCAACAGGAAAAATTTCGAATTTAAAGGATGAACTCAATGATAGAATGAATACGAATATTCACATTGGTATAGCACATACAAGGTGGGCAACACATGGTGGAGTTACAGATTTGAATGCGCACCCTCATACTGACTGTACTGGAAAAATAGCATTGGTTCACAACGGGATAATTGAAAATTTTCAAGAATTAAGAAAAGAATTAATAGAAAAAGGGCATAAGTTTAAATCCGAAACAGATACAGAAGTAATTGCTCATCTAATAGAGGAGTATTATGATGGAGATCTGTTTAAATCTGTATTATCGGCTATAAAAAGATTAGATGGTGCTTATGCGATAGGAGTAATTCATACAGATGAGAAAAAAATTGTATCTGTAAGGAAAGGAAGTCCACTTGTTGTAGCATATAATGAAGATTATGCATTATTAGCCTCTGATATAACTCCATTGATAAAATATACTAAAGATGTATATTTTATGAATGATAATGAAATAGCTTTATTGGAAGCTGGAAAAATTGAATTTTATAATATAGATGGCGAAAAAATAGAAAAGAGTCCAACACATATAGATTGGGATGAACAGGCAGCGGAAAAAAGCGGATACGAGCATTTTATGCTAAAAGAAATGAATGAGCAACCAGAAGCATTAAAATCAGCGATAACTGGAAGAATAAAGAATGGAAAACCTATAATCTCAGAGATAAATAATCTTAAGAAATTTATAAAAAATGATTTAGAAAAAATATTTATAGTTGCATGTGGTACAAGCTATCATGCGGGAATGACATTTAAATATTTTATGAATAAATATTCCAGAATAAGTGTAGATATAGAAGTAGCTTCTGAATTCAGATATATGAATCCTCATGTAGATCAAAATACATTGGTATTGGCAATATCTCAGTCAGGTGAAACAATAGATACATTGGAAGGTATAAGAATAGCTAAAGAAAAAGGAGCAAAAGTAATAACAATAAGTAATGTTTTTGGATCGACAATACCAAGAGAATCTCATGGCGCTATATATATGAATACAGGTCCTGAAATTGGAGTAGCAGCTACTAAAACATACACAGCACAAATAGCTATATTGTACGCTTTGGGAGCTAAAATAATAGAATTAACTGATGGGTTGAATGATGAAATAGAATCAATATTAAAAGGCATAGAAGAGATGCCGGAAATATACAAAAAGGTGTTAAAGTTAAATGAGAAAATAAAGGGATTAGCCAGAGAATATTCGAATTATCAGCATATGATGTATATTGGTAGAGGATTTGGATATCCTACAGCTTTAGAAGGAGCTTTGAAATTGAAAGAAATAAGCTATATACATGCTGCCGGCTATCAGGCAGGAGAGTTAAAGCATGGTCCTATAGCATTGTTAGATGAACAGTTCCCTGTGTTTGCAATAATTCCGAAGGATTCACTTTATGAAAAAATGAAATCAAATTTAATGGAATCAAAAGCAAGGAATGCTAATATAATAGCTATTAGTACAGAAGGAAACGATGAGATTAAGCATTTAACAGATGAATATATATTGGTTCCAAAAACACATGAAGCATTATATCCTCTGGTTATGGCTCCTGTTATCCAATTGTTTGCTTATAATGTTGCGGTATTAAGAAAGTTAGATCCAGATAAACCCAGAAATTTGGCGAAAAGTGTTACAGTAGAGTAA
- the plsX gene encoding phosphate acyltransferase PlsX: MPEKARIGLDLFGGDNAPMSNLEGAIFALKNNLIDEVHLIGGEENLRNKIPENLHNKIKFIKAENSVDNHTKPTEVLKLKNSSIYIGNEMMKKGQLDAFVSAGNTGALLAAGTFVTGRIEGIDRPALVIPLPGKNGPRVLVDGGANAELKPAHYISLAKEGIAFAKFLGKKNPKVHILNIGTEETKGTKIVKDAAEFLKKDDKINYAGFIEGRNIFDENVDVIVTDGFTGNNILKTIEGTAYYILSELKREVSNGGIFTKIGAMLMKNSLKGLKKSLDYRQYGGTFFLGINGILVKAHGSSDSEAISNALFVANKAVKDKIIDKIKDML, from the coding sequence ATGCCAGAAAAGGCCAGGATAGGCTTAGATTTATTTGGTGGAGATAACGCGCCCATGTCTAATTTAGAGGGCGCGATTTTTGCTTTAAAAAATAATTTAATAGATGAAGTGCATTTAATTGGGGGAGAAGAAAATCTTAGAAATAAGATTCCAGAAAATTTGCATAATAAAATAAAATTTATAAAAGCTGAAAATTCAGTCGATAATCATACAAAACCCACAGAGGTATTAAAATTAAAAAACAGTTCGATTTATATAGGAAATGAAATGATGAAAAAAGGGCAATTGGATGCTTTTGTAAGTGCAGGAAATACTGGGGCATTGCTTGCAGCAGGAACGTTTGTCACAGGACGTATTGAAGGAATTGATAGACCTGCTCTGGTTATACCATTGCCTGGTAAAAATGGTCCGAGAGTTCTTGTGGATGGCGGAGCTAATGCAGAGCTTAAACCGGCACATTACATATCTCTTGCAAAAGAGGGAATAGCTTTTGCTAAATTTTTGGGTAAAAAAAATCCTAAAGTTCATATATTGAATATAGGTACTGAAGAAACAAAGGGGACAAAGATAGTAAAAGATGCTGCAGAGTTTTTGAAAAAAGATGATAAGATAAATTATGCAGGATTTATTGAAGGAAGAAATATATTTGATGAAAATGTGGATGTTATAGTAACTGATGGGTTTACAGGCAATAATATATTAAAAACAATTGAAGGAACTGCTTATTATATCCTATCGGAATTGAAAAGAGAGGTTTCAAATGGAGGAATATTCACCAAAATAGGAGCAATGTTAATGAAAAATTCCTTAAAAGGATTAAAAAAAAGCCTTGATTATAGACAATATGGTGGAACCTTTTTTCTGGGAATAAACGGTATTTTAGTTAAAGCTCATGGTTCCTCAGATTCTGAGGCCATTTCTAATGCGCTTTTTGTAGCGAATAAAGCTGTTAAAGATAAAATAATAGATAAGATTAAAGATATGTTATAG
- the rpmF gene encoding 50S ribosomal protein L32, which translates to MAVPKQKTSRARTHRRRAANLYRAIKVNVSKCPNCGEPKLPHRVCLNCGYYNGKQILEIGE; encoded by the coding sequence ATGGCTGTACCAAAGCAAAAAACTTCAAGAGCAAGAACACATAGAAGAAGAGCAGCAAACTTATACAGAGCAATTAAAGTAAATGTTTCAAAATGTCCAAATTGTGGTGAACCAAAACTCCCCCATAGAGTATGTTTAAACTGTGGATATTATAATGGAAAACAGATATTGGAAATAGGAGAATAA
- a CDS encoding YceD family protein has translation MLNDNLRDQKLIYDLDKIEEKENFIFELNWKKIDTPEGIVDITSPINLDFYIEKNSEGFLLKGSAMTKVKLQCSRCLKEFEQQIKGEIEAFYISKSMESLYIKSERLETLDNIIFFSEEKIDITDRIIESILMEIPEKPLCKVDCKGLCPICGVDLNENPDHKHDEEYIDPRFEKLLNLFKEEK, from the coding sequence ATGTTGAATGATAATTTAAGAGATCAAAAATTAATATATGATCTTGATAAAATAGAAGAAAAAGAAAATTTTATTTTTGAATTAAATTGGAAAAAAATTGATACACCTGAAGGAATAGTTGATATAACTTCACCAATAAATTTAGATTTTTATATTGAAAAGAATTCAGAAGGTTTCTTATTAAAAGGTAGTGCAATGACAAAAGTCAAATTACAATGTTCCAGATGTTTAAAAGAATTTGAGCAACAAATTAAAGGTGAAATAGAAGCTTTTTATATTTCTAAATCTATGGAGAGTTTATACATAAAAAGTGAAAGGCTGGAAACGCTGGATAATATCATTTTTTTCTCTGAAGAAAAAATAGATATAACAGATAGAATTATCGAGTCAATATTAATGGAGATTCCAGAAAAACCATTATGTAAGGTTGATTGTAAAGGATTATGTCCTATTTGTGGAGTAGATTTAAATGAAAATCCAGATCATAAGCATGACGAAGAATATATAGATCCAAGATTTGAAAAATTATTGAACTTATTTAAAGAAGAAAAATAA